The Populus alba chromosome 6, ASM523922v2, whole genome shotgun sequence genomic interval TactgaataaaaagaaagggggATAATTAtggttcttttgttttttgtccaGTAAATATATTATTCATTACTATATACTTTCTATTTTCTGTTTCtagttttattattcattaacattcatatttaattttaaaaaattaaattgaattcttttttttttagaattgaataGAGTTTTATACATGTAAAATATCTACAGTTAATTTATGGCAGTTTAACTTTTATCTGTTTTTAGAGAACAGTACAATAGTAAAATACATGTATTATATTTACAACTTTCTATCTAGGGCTTTCCTGTTTCATTGAATAATAATGATATGTACTCGTAATTTTGAAAAGAAGAGGGCATACAGGCATCAAACCATTTTTTATCTCTATATGATGCAGTTAAATTTGTTGAAAATGTAAATAGGACATCAGCATACTACATTATTGCAGAATTTTAGCAATACCCTACactcttttcttgcttttatctGACAAAAAATAATGGAGGATATAAACCCTCTTGGCTGTAGGCCAAGattcatttttcttgaattcttaGTTTCCAGCATCAAAAACCGGGGGACTAAATCAAATCATGGAAAAGTTTCTCTCTTCATCTTCAGAACAAACACAAAATTGTGTCGATCGTTTCAAGCTGAAAAGGCAAAATGATCGCCAAATTGCTGGTTATAAATCCTACAAAGAACACATGACATACAAACACCAAACACAGGGTTGCTCGTACAATTGAGTTCTCCAGCACCACTACAGAACCTTTGTCTCAGTAAAAGTATGGCAGTATTCTCCATGGAACAAGTCTCCGGTATTCCATCCACACTTCTTTGTACTTCTCTGCACAGCGAGCCTCGTCTCTCCTTTCTCTCCATATTAGAAGGATAAGAAGATAAATCGGGTAAAAGTATGGGACTGGAGAACTGCAAAAAGGTGAGCATTTTTTGTTGGAAGCTGTTTACTTCTGAATCATATTCTATAGAAATTCATATAAAGAAATTGGAAAATTACCTTATTCCACAGGGCAGACTAAAGGATAGTGCCAACAACAGGTCACCCAGGTAATTACAATGCCTTGCGACCCCCCTTGAACACAAAAAACATAGCGTCAAGAAGATGCATGAGATGAACCATCATGGATGTTGTTGCCAGAACCCATGGAAAATGTGATGCTTCATGCCCACCCCACACCCAGATCCctcaacaacagcaacaatgcAGTTGTAATCATAATCCATCAGTACAGGAGTTGATGCATGGCCTAAGTGGTAACTACACCTCTCCTCTGAAGAGAACATTGTAAGTTCAAATCTCCTCTCCCCCAAAGtataaaaagaggaaaaagaaatgaaaaagggAACAGTTATGTTGGCAATTCGagataatgaagaagatatcGATAACTACGATCAAATTGAAATCTCACCAATAACCAGAAGCAAGCAGCTTCCCCCCAACAACCTTTGGCGGCTTACCCCATATTAGTGCTTTGGGATTCTTCTTGAAGACATGCTTTTGCTTGTTAGCTCCTCTAAATACCAGATATCTGCCCAGTTTTATGCCGAACAACTGTAACTTTAGTTAATGATTTGAAAGAAGTCAAAAGGAAGTCACAAAAAGAGTGAACTACGCATTGCCAGAAATTTACCCAAGCAGGAAAACAAAGCAATTTGCTATAACAGCAGCAGTTGTCAACTCCACTTTGTTACCCAAAAGCCACCAACCCTATAAACATTGACAATACACAAATTGAATGGTCTCCTTGGCTTTGCCATACCTTGTAAGTGGTAGTAGCAGGCTTAGTAAGTGCAATTTAGTTATTGAAGACAATGCCtcacaataataaaaagtaacaCTGATCTTGCAGGTGTTAAACATGCATCAAGTGGAAAGGCGAAACAAAAAAGATGGGCCATAAGGCTAAAAGTGTTGTTTGTGTCTCActatgaaaacaataaaataagcACACATGAATTTAATGTCGTTCAGTTACCCcaaccaaattaattttcacTATGAAAAAGAGATCACAGCCACTGATCTTACATGCAAAAACAAAGACCTCACACACCCGCTCCCAAATCCAATACACCCAGCCAATCCCCCTCACTTAGAAAATCCAACAATTTGGAGCTCCTCAAAACTACCAAACAATATATGTCTACGCACAAAATTTATCGATCAACTATTGCTAGGAGACCAAGCACCTCTATTGCTTCTACGACAAAAAGGATGCCTTCATGACCTGCAAAACTTCTCAAAGATGCTTGAAGTCACCAACAGAAAACTTCTCAAAATATGAGACTTCATCTTCTCTTGGGCCAAATTTAATCCTTTTCATAACAAGAGTCTTCTACTCTAAGTCAAAGCCAACAATCTTTTACTACTATCTCTATTTTTAGAGGCAACACCAAACTATTTCTTGTTGTATAAGAAATCTTACATTAAATAAGAAATCCATCCACaacaaaataatcttttaataaataggaaaactaaaatattgtttagaaTAGGAATTCATACAAACCCCATCTTGGATCAAATTCCATCATGCATCACATCATCTTCAAGTTGAATTTCTTGCATCTTCAAATTTCATGATCATCAACATACAAGccatcaaaaaaatacaaataaaatttactcTTTTGAAAACTTCTCAATATAATGATCATTAGCAATCATGTCTTCTTAAGGCTACAATGTCCGTTATCTTTAATTTCATGTTCCATATAAACTACACGCTCTAATACTAGTTGTCATGCAAGTTACTACAAAGCAATCATATAAGAATTTAAGCAACAAAACAATCATATAAGAATTTAAGCAACAAAACAATCATATATGAATTTAGCGTGGTTCCACTACACTTACTACTCAAATTAACTCTCACTATCAAAAACAGGATTATAGTCCCTGATCAAGCACTCGCACCCACTATCCAAATTTGATCACACCAGTGTAATATTTCTCACTACAACTATCTCCAAAAAGTCCCACATTTTGGAGCTCCtacaaaacaactaaaatgcaTACCATCATGCCAAAAAGGGCCAAACTACTTCTAAAAAGAGACCAAGCAACTGCTTCTATTACAAAAAGAATACCTCTGTTACTTGCAAAACTTCAGAAAGGTGCTTTAAAACGCAACACCtcaaagcttttaaaaaaatcttcccATAACAAAAGTCTTTTACTCGTGGGCCAAAACCAACCTCATACAAGAGTCTACaggcctctatttatagaagcAAAACCCAACCATGTATCATATTACACAGAACCCGCATTAAACTAGAAAGCTCTCTACAATAAGAAATCATACTAAAAATGGGAATTTAATACAAATATCAATAAAGAACTTTAAGCAAAACAAACGACCTAGTTAAATAAAACCCATAATGCACTTGTTGAATTCTTTACatctaataaattatgaagcatgTATACTAAAAGTGTAGGATGcacctttcaattttcaatccCACAGCCGAGTGTGAGTTGGGCATATGACTTccctttttataaaacattcaatttattttgcaaaaaacaTAGCAGTACCTTTTGCCAGAACCTGGTCAATATGCAATAACCATCTATTGGTTGACACTACAGAGACTCTTGACTATAATGGGTTTGTTAGTCATCCATGAAAATGGAAATATAACATTTCATTATTAGCTTAAGGATTTGTCCAAAAAACAGTGCTTGCAGTACAAtaagaaacaaacaaagttCTTTCACATAAATGTCAAGCTCACAGTCACTTGCCTGGATGCTGAAAGTAAAAGGAATCCAGACCAGGTCTCCAAACACCAACATGAAGCCCAGTCTCTCAGCAATTATGTCCCACCTGTAAAACAAAATAGGTTAGTATGTGAACGCCAATTAAAGAACCTTAAAATTATAacctaaaattgaatttaataacaagGAAACTTTTGGGTTCTGTAACTTTTAGTGCTTCAATAAGAAAGGGCAAGTTTATGGATACATCTTTGCTTTATTTCATTGTATAATTCACATGAATAGTCCCTAAAATCCTCATTTCTGTCAAGTGTCAGGAATTAGTGATGTAAATTTCTGGGTAAAAATTTCTTATGCTCCCATTTGTAGGATTACCATTCAGATGGTGATGACCCAACTAGACTTGCATATGCTATGTTCTCATATGATGAGATCATGAATCTCTAATGATTTGAAAGAACAAATGTGTGGTGTTTGTTAGGAAACAAGTGCATTAAGTGTGGCTGCTGACCCAAAGTCTGATTGTCACAGTATGCATGCAATCAAGTTCCATTGAATATTACAAAGAATTTTAGACAAGAAGAGAATTTTAGAGCAAATTACAAGGTGCAAAAGGTATTGGAAACAGTGAAAAGAAATCTTAGTCAAAGCAATGAACCCTGTGCTAGCATTTGAAAGGAATTAAGTCAAGAATCTGGTGAAGAGCAGCATGAAGCAAAGCAACAAGTAAATTTCAGATTTAGCAACACTACATGCAGAGGAGCAGGACCAACTGGCAGGCATTGCAAGACAAGTTGATGAATtcaatgaagatgataaagcAATAGATTTTGTAccgaaaaaaatcaaagcatcaCAAATTGCATAGTTTAAAGAAGAGGACAATCAGATCAACTTCATCATTCCTTCAAATTCAGTATTATAGTTGAGAAGACTATTTGCCAACACAAATACTATTAGAGGCCAAACACTTGCGTATCTTCCTAGAAATTAAAAACGACCAAGAAAGAATTCATAACCTTCAGGTTATGCTACAAGGTGATATTAGTCAGGTGCAGCTTTTTAGAAAGTCTGTTCTACCAACCACATATTCTTGAAAGACATAAATCTAGCAGTTCTTCACAAACTTTCCCTGAGTTTTAGCTTTCACTTTGGAAACTTTGAAGTTTTAATCCAACAGATAATTTAAGAAGTATGAGATAGAACTCAAATATCAGTTGGGACATAAGTATGGCTTCTTGGAATTTACCTAACCTTTGCCTAAAACTCATCCCGAATTACTTAACGGTATCTGCATATAATAGTCACGAACTGATATTCATAAAACAGAAGTAGCATTAATTGGTCGGAACTTTCTtatcaatgaaaatttttatgTCAGGGTCTGTATGATAGCTATCTTCACATACCAATATTCACAACTAGGATTCATTTTAACATTTAAGGGGGACTAAAGTTAGCCATATTTTAGAAATTCTTACAAGGGACTTTGGCTTAGGCCTGGTTGAAGAGCTAACTGCTCAGTGCTCGAGTCAATCAACTAGATTTCCAAATcattttctctgtttctttgttttgataCATCAACTAGAGCTCCCTATTGTTCTACTTTTACATATGCCTTTCAGATTTCATATAAGTTGAGTTTGTATAGCAGAACAACTCGGTTAATAATGAGTGATAAAGTTATGGCCCCCTTGCACTAAAAGTCCTGTTTTCTCTCCTTCCCTtgccctttttttctctctcctgtTGATAAACAAGCTTGAACTGAAGTCTTCCAATCTGAGCACAAAACTCGAACTGGAAACCACAATCAAGCTTTGTCATTCCTATTTACCAGTTTTCTGCTGGTTTACAAgtacaaagagaaaagaaagagtatTTGAAACAATTTCTGCAACAGAGGCACAGGTCATGTACTTACGTGGAGGTCATGTACTCCTCATAAAAGAAGTAGTCCAGGATGTATATCTGAAAGCAGGATGTAGACAGAAATGACATTCAGCATCCAATTTGATGTGGACGAGAGATGAGAATAAAATCATGTACTCCCAAGAATTGCTAAATTACCAGACAGAATATTTGGTAGAGGATCATCGAATGGCTCAAGGTGGCGCCCTGAATAGCTTTTGCTAGAACTGATAGATTGATAAATAACCATCCCATCATTCCAGATCTAACAAAGAAGAATCTACAGAAGAGAACCACCATTGTTAGTCCATAATTATGTCATCTCTTTACTAATAACATCAAAATTTCAAGACGCAAACAATGATTTGCACATATGTTAAACCATCTTATCTATGTTGTTAACAGCTGCAAACAAAACCTACAGACCTAATAGGAACAAAGAACATCCATGCTATTACTGCATTAAATGAGAcagtaaaacaaagaaaagtaccAAGTACAGTAACAGATATAGCAACATAAAGTTTGATATCAAGATTAAAATCCAAAAGACTATCATCATATGATTGCTGAATTGCATGAGCACTGATTAAGATTCTTATCAGGTTCCACAAAAGAAAAGGCCTACAATTTAAGACAGGATCACATACTTGAGGTCAATGCCCAAAAAAGAAGGATTGAGCTGTATTCCAAACCACCTATTGAATGACAAAAAGGGCAATAACATTAACATAATAGATCAAAAAAGTATTCCATCAGGGAAGCTAAAAGATACACAGGAGATGAACCTTTTATTTTCACAGACAATATGCTGAAAATGTATTGAAGATATCATCAAAAGTTAATTAAGTAGGCACAGCAGGAGCTGCCACAATGAAGACAAAATTCAATGATGCAAAGGTTGGTTGAGGGAACAAGAAATTTTATGCTCGAGAATCAATTCCTTGTGCTCATTATTAACAAATAGGTTAGGTAGAAACAATGGTGGTAAATTGAGCAGTCCCATTAATCTTAACTTGTTGACCAAAGGTTGACATATAAAAGCCAGAATTGAATTTgatgttattattataaaaatcaaaacccccTTTATCAGCCACATTTTGTGTTGCATCGGATGACAGAACCAGGCAGCAGTGAGATTATCTAATCATGGATTC includes:
- the LOC118048205 gene encoding delta(14)-sterol reductase — encoded protein: MDLDYLLVIPSWKSVGILVTFFTYLAIAGSVLPAKLVPGVTLQDGSRLHYRCNGLFSMLLLVLLLGVGAKMELLSLTVISERGLELLSATFIFSFLVTLALYAAGSKSRNQSSSLKPCVTGNLIHDWWFGIQLNPSFLGIDLKFFFVRSGMMGWLFINLSVLAKAIQGATLSHSMILYQIFCLIYILDYFFYEEYMTSTWDIIAERLGFMLVFGDLVWIPFTFSIQGWWLLGNKVELTTAAVIANCFVFLLGYLVFRGANKQKHVFKKNPKALIWGKPPKVVGGKLLASGYWGVARHCNYLGDLLLALSFSLPCGISSPVPYFYPIYLLILLIWRERRDEARCAEKYKEVWMEYRRLVPWRILPYFY